CACGAACACCAGCCGTCTCACTCGGTGTTCGGCTTCTGGTCCTACCTCATGACCGACTGCGTGCTGTTCGCATCCCTCTTCGCGACCTTCGCGATGATGGCGAACCAGTTCGCGGGCGGCCCCACGGCCAAGGATCTCTTCAACCTGCGCGATGTCGCGATCGAAACCGGCCTGCTGCTTACGAGCAGCCTGACGTTCGGCTTCGCGATGATCTCGGCGCATCGCAAGCAGACGGGCGGCGTGCTCGCCTGGCTCTTCGTCACGTTCGTGCTGGGCGCGGGCTTTCTGTGGCTCGAACTGCACGAGTTCGCCCATCTGATCGCTGAAGGCGCGGGCCCGCAGCGCAGCGCGTTCTGGTCGTCGTTCTTCACGCTCGTCGGCACGCACGGTCTGCACGTCACGCTCGGCCTCGTGTGGCTCGTCGTGCTGGCGCTGCAAATCATGCAGAAGCCGGAGCTGAACGAACGCCAGATCCGCCGGCTCGCCTGCCTCAGCCTTTTCTGGCACTTCCTCGACATCGTCTGGATTTGCGTGTTCTCCTTCGTCTACCTTGCGAGCGTCGTCTAATGGCTCATACGCATATAACGCATAGCGATATTCCGCACGTCACCGTGGGCGGATATCTCGTCGGCTTCGTGCTGGCCGTCGTTCTCACGGTGGTTTCGTTCTGGCTCGTCACGGCGGGCAAAGTGTCGGGCGAACAAGGCATCGTGTGGCTGGCGGTGCTGGCCGCCGTTCAGATGGTGGTCCATGTGGTGTTCTTCCTGCACGTGAACACGTCGAAGGGACAACGCTGGCACGCCCTGTCGTTTGCCTACACGATCCTGATGTCGCTTGTGATCGTCGTCGGTACGGTATGGGTCATGCATAACGTCCACATGCTGATGATGGCGCGCTAACGCCGCAGGCATCGGTGAAAGAGGCGGGTCCGGTTTCCGGGCCCGCTTTTTTTTCGTCCGTCGATTTCTGCGGTCGCTGACAAATCTTGACAATTCCTGCAAGCGGCGCGACCATCTGTCCATAATTTGATTTCACGATCCACATTATGGACACAGGAGACGCGATGCCCGCGCCAAAACCGTCGGCGGACGCAATGACGCCGTACCAATTCCCCAATCCCAAGGAAGCGCAGAAAGAAATCGTGATCGGTCATGCGATACCGACCGACGAGCGCGAATGGGTTCCGCAAGCCGAGAACGTCTGGTTTCGCCCGCTCTGTCTCAACGTGTCCACCGGCTATTGGATGAACCTGCTGCGCGTGCGCAAGTCCGGCGTGCTCTCGCGGCATCGTCATCCGCAGGCTGTTCACGGCATGGTGCTCAAAGGCCGCTGGCGGTATCTGGAGCACGACTGGATCGCGACCGAAGGCAGCTATGTCTTCGAGCCGCCCGGCGAAACGCATACGCTCTACGTGCCGGAAGACGTCGAAGAGATGATCACCTACTTTCAGGTGAACGGCGTGATGTTCTATTGCGATCCGTACGGCAACTACACCGGTTATGAGGACGTGTTCACCAAGGTCGACATGTGCCGCAAGCACTATGAAGCCGTCGGGCTGGGCGCGGATTTCGTCGATCAGTTCATTCGCTAGTTCATCCGCTAGTTCGTCCATCGATAGCCAAACCATCATAAGCAGCCGAAGCGTCAACGAAACGCATCGGGGAGACACCATGCAGAGCAAATCGCCACGCATCAAGCGCATTCAATGGATCGCGCTCACGTTCCTCACGCTCGCGGGGATCGTGAATTATCTGGACCGCAGCACGCTGTCCATCGCCAATCATTCGGTCACGCAGGAGCTGGGGCTCTCCGCATCGCAGATGGGCCTGCTGCTCTCCGCGTTCTCATTCGCGTATGCGTTCTCGCAATTGCCCATCGGCGTGATGCTCGACCGCTTCGGCGCGCGCATCATGCTCGGTCTCGGCATGTTCGTCTGGTCCGTCGCGCAGTTGTTCGGCGGCCTCGTCACCAACCTGCATCAGTTCCTCGCGGCGCGCATCGCGCTCGGCATCGGCGAGGCGCCGCAGTTTCCGGCCGGCGCGAAGGTCGTCTCCGAGTGGTTCGCGCAACACGAACGCGGCAAGCCGACCGGCATCTTCGTCACGTCCTCGACCATTGGCCCCGCGCTCGCGCCGCCGATTCTGACCGTGCTGCTGCTCAGCTTCGGCTGGCGCAACATGTTCGTCATCATGGGCGTGCTGGGCATTGCGGTGGCGATCGGCTGGTACATCGTGTATCGCAACCGGCGAGACATTGCGCTCGCGCCGCAGGAAATCGCGCACTTGACCGAAGGCGAGCCCGCGCAGCGCGCGGAACGCAGCATGAGCTTCGCGGAATGGCGCGGCCTCTTCAGCAAAGCGACCACGTGGGGCATGATTTTCGGCTTCATGGGCGTGATCTACATGGTGTGGCTGTATCTGACATGGCTGCCCGCGTATCTCGAACACGAGCGGCACCTGACCATCGCGAAGACCGGCTGGATCGTGTCGATTCCGTATCTGGCGGGCACGCTCGGCATGCTGTCGTCGGGCTTTATCGCCGATGGACTGATGGCGCGCGGCGTCGCACCGATCCGCAGCCGCAAGTGGCCGATCTGCACCGGTCTCATCGGCGCGGCGCTGTTCACGGTTCCGGCCGCGTTCACGCCGAACCTCGCGCTCGCGATCACGTATCTCTCGGCGGCGATGTTCTTCGTCAACATGGCGAGCGGCGCGGCGTGGGCACTCGTCTCGGTGGCGGCACCCCGTCACATGGTGGCGTCGCTCGGCAGCATTCAGAACTTCGGCGGCTATTTCGGCGGCTCGTTTGCGCCGTTCATCACGGGCCTCGTCGTCGACAAGACGCATTCGTTCGTCAACGCGTTCCTGATCAGCGCGGGCGTGGCGTTCGCGGCGGCGCTCGTTTATATGTTCGTCGTCCGCGTGCCGATTCAGGATTCCGAGCAGCCGGCGTCTGCCGTGCCCGCCGTTTGAGGCTGACCGATATGACCTTCCAGACTGATCTCTTCAAAGGCAAGGCCGTCGTCGTAACGGGCGGCACGCAGGGCATCGGCGCAGGCATCGCGCAGCAGTTCGCCGCGCTCGGCGCGCGCGTGATCGCGGCGGGCATAGCGCCGACGGATGCGCAGCGCGACGCGCTCGGCGGCGGCATCGAGGTCGCCGCGCTCGATGTCGCTGATGCCGCCAGCACCGCCGATCTCATGAACCGCCTCGACGCGCTCGACGTGCTGGTGAACTGCGCGGGCATGATCAAGCGCGGCGACGAGCACGACATCGAGACGTTCGAGCGCGTGATCGCCGTCAACCTG
This sequence is a window from Caballeronia sp. M1242. Protein-coding genes within it:
- the cyoC gene encoding cytochrome o ubiquinol oxidase subunit III, with product MSQSTLSAHDAHEHEHQPSHSVFGFWSYLMTDCVLFASLFATFAMMANQFAGGPTAKDLFNLRDVAIETGLLLTSSLTFGFAMISAHRKQTGGVLAWLFVTFVLGAGFLWLELHEFAHLIAEGAGPQRSAFWSSFFTLVGTHGLHVTLGLVWLVVLALQIMQKPELNERQIRRLACLSLFWHFLDIVWICVFSFVYLASVV
- the cyoD gene encoding cytochrome o ubiquinol oxidase subunit IV; this encodes MAHTHITHSDIPHVTVGGYLVGFVLAVVLTVVSFWLVTAGKVSGEQGIVWLAVLAAVQMVVHVVFFLHVNTSKGQRWHALSFAYTILMSLVIVVGTVWVMHNVHMLMMAR
- a CDS encoding 2,4'-dihydroxyacetophenone dioxygenase family protein, which codes for MPAPKPSADAMTPYQFPNPKEAQKEIVIGHAIPTDEREWVPQAENVWFRPLCLNVSTGYWMNLLRVRKSGVLSRHRHPQAVHGMVLKGRWRYLEHDWIATEGSYVFEPPGETHTLYVPEDVEEMITYFQVNGVMFYCDPYGNYTGYEDVFTKVDMCRKHYEAVGLGADFVDQFIR
- a CDS encoding MFS transporter — translated: MQSKSPRIKRIQWIALTFLTLAGIVNYLDRSTLSIANHSVTQELGLSASQMGLLLSAFSFAYAFSQLPIGVMLDRFGARIMLGLGMFVWSVAQLFGGLVTNLHQFLAARIALGIGEAPQFPAGAKVVSEWFAQHERGKPTGIFVTSSTIGPALAPPILTVLLLSFGWRNMFVIMGVLGIAVAIGWYIVYRNRRDIALAPQEIAHLTEGEPAQRAERSMSFAEWRGLFSKATTWGMIFGFMGVIYMVWLYLTWLPAYLEHERHLTIAKTGWIVSIPYLAGTLGMLSSGFIADGLMARGVAPIRSRKWPICTGLIGAALFTVPAAFTPNLALAITYLSAAMFFVNMASGAAWALVSVAAPRHMVASLGSIQNFGGYFGGSFAPFITGLVVDKTHSFVNAFLISAGVAFAAALVYMFVVRVPIQDSEQPASAVPAV